A part of Halobaculum sp. MBLA0143 genomic DNA contains:
- a CDS encoding ABC transporter ATP-binding protein, which translates to MKLELDGLGKRYGDTWALRGVDLTLGPGVVGLLGPNGAGKSTLMQIVTTFTEPTEGTVRWNGTDVIDSPGAIREAVGYLPQQFGVYPSLTAREFLRYLAAVRGVSSPGDRIEELLEIVGLSDAADDRLGGFSGGMRRRVGIAQTLLSDPELLIVDEPTVGLDPTERARFRSLLSALASDRIVVLSTHIVPDVEATAGEIALLDDGELLAHTTPTELLAAVEGRVWEVVVPEADVADVKASHTVASTTRRSDGVHLRVVGDRPDREATAVEPTLEEAYLHEVETDRTTVEVTP; encoded by the coding sequence GTGAAACTCGAACTGGACGGGCTCGGCAAGCGCTACGGCGACACCTGGGCGCTCCGCGGTGTCGACCTGACGTTGGGGCCGGGTGTCGTCGGCCTCCTCGGCCCGAACGGCGCGGGCAAGTCCACGCTGATGCAGATCGTCACGACGTTCACGGAGCCCACGGAGGGGACCGTGCGGTGGAACGGGACGGACGTGATCGACTCCCCGGGGGCGATCCGGGAGGCGGTCGGCTACCTCCCCCAGCAGTTCGGGGTGTACCCCAGCCTCACCGCTCGGGAGTTCCTCCGGTACCTCGCGGCCGTCCGGGGGGTGTCGAGCCCGGGCGACCGGATCGAGGAGCTGTTGGAGATCGTCGGGCTCTCGGACGCGGCCGACGACCGGCTCGGCGGCTTCTCCGGCGGGATGCGCCGGCGGGTCGGGATCGCACAGACGCTGTTGTCCGACCCCGAACTCCTGATCGTCGACGAGCCCACCGTCGGCTTAGACCCGACCGAGCGGGCGCGGTTCCGGAGTCTCCTGTCCGCGCTCGCCAGCGACCGGATCGTCGTCCTCTCCACGCACATCGTCCCGGACGTGGAGGCGACTGCGGGCGAGATTGCCCTGTTGGACGACGGTGAACTGCTCGCACACACGACGCCGACGGAGCTGCTCGCGGCCGTCGAAGGGCGGGTCTGGGAGGTGGTCGTCCCCGAGGCGGACGTGGCCGACGTGAAGGCGAGTCACACCGTGGCGAGCACGACCCGTCGGAGTGACGGCGTCCACCTCCGCGTAGTCGGCGACCGACCCGACCGAGAGGCGACGGCCGTCGAGCCGACGCTGGAGGAGGCGTACCTCCACGAGGTCGAGACGGACCGAACGACGGTGGAGGTGACGCCGTAG
- a CDS encoding ABC transporter permease: protein MFRATLAVAVADLRRRTRSPTLLVAGLLTAYLGKLIVVDGELVVAGSYTGTGTAAWYGGAVCGLGTAVLVVVGFPLVRGGVTHDRDTGVATLLATSPLGDAAYLLGKFLSAFAALAVVTAVLGGATTAAFLLGGTGPLDLLVLWEPFALLTLPAMAVVAAAAVLTETVGPLRGTAGTAAYVVGTLAVVVAGAQGSLPFDLSGLGLIQRSVIADVVAQHPTVTRPVEGFAYRPPGGETTAFEWSGLAWTPAQLLDRAATFAVAGGLLAAAWAAFDRFDPDGGLSLPTLGGDASEGTTAEPPAADDAARPAVDDAVAALPTVETGRFGLLAATLAEVRMALRRRRAWYGAVAAVVVGSLVGPAGPVRSLLVPVGTLLALPALSGLGSRERRADTARLLFTTASPVGLLVPTFLSGVAVVAVVVGPAAIRFLTLGETGAVIGLAGAAVALPAAAVAVGVWTARPRAFETVLLLAWYLGPVNGVAPLDFLGARPATVAAGVPYAYLAAAPVLLAVAAVGRRR, encoded by the coding sequence GTGTTCCGTGCGACTCTGGCCGTCGCGGTCGCCGACCTCCGGCGGCGCACCCGTTCGCCGACGCTGCTCGTCGCCGGCCTCCTCACGGCGTACCTCGGGAAGCTGATCGTCGTCGACGGGGAACTCGTCGTCGCCGGCTCCTACACCGGCACCGGCACTGCGGCGTGGTACGGCGGCGCCGTCTGCGGGCTCGGCACCGCGGTGTTGGTCGTCGTCGGGTTCCCGCTCGTCCGCGGCGGAGTCACCCACGACCGGGACACCGGGGTTGCGACCCTGTTGGCGACCTCGCCGTTGGGCGACGCCGCGTACCTCCTCGGGAAGTTCCTCTCGGCGTTCGCTGCGCTCGCCGTCGTCACGGCCGTGCTCGGCGGGGCGACCACCGCCGCCTTCCTCCTCGGCGGAACCGGCCCCCTCGACCTCCTCGTGCTGTGGGAGCCGTTCGCTCTGCTCACGCTGCCGGCGATGGCCGTCGTCGCCGCGGCGGCGGTGCTCACGGAGACGGTCGGGCCGCTCCGTGGCACCGCCGGCACGGCCGCGTACGTCGTCGGCACCCTGGCGGTCGTCGTCGCCGGCGCACAGGGGTCGCTCCCGTTCGATCTCTCCGGGCTCGGGCTGATCCAGCGCAGCGTGATCGCGGACGTCGTCGCCCAACACCCGACGGTGACGCGCCCGGTCGAAGGGTTCGCCTACCGACCGCCCGGCGGCGAGACGACGGCCTTCGAGTGGAGCGGGCTCGCCTGGACCCCGGCGCAGTTGCTCGACCGCGCGGCGACGTTCGCGGTCGCCGGCGGGCTGCTGGCGGCCGCGTGGGCTGCGTTCGACCGGTTCGACCCGGACGGCGGGCTGTCGCTGCCGACGCTCGGCGGTGACGCGAGCGAGGGGACGACCGCCGAACCGCCCGCCGCCGACGACGCCGCTCGCCCGGCCGTCGACGACGCCGTCGCCGCGCTGCCGACCGTCGAGACCGGCCGATTCGGGCTCCTGGCGGCGACGCTCGCGGAGGTCCGGATGGCGCTGCGACGGCGCCGGGCGTGGTACGGCGCGGTCGCGGCCGTCGTGGTCGGCTCGCTCGTCGGCCCGGCCGGTCCCGTCCGATCGTTGCTCGTCCCCGTCGGCACGCTCCTGGCGCTGCCGGCGCTGTCCGGGCTGGGGAGCCGGGAGCGCCGCGCCGACACCGCTCGGCTCCTCTTCACGACCGCCTCTCCCGTCGGACTGCTCGTCCCGACGTTCCTCTCGGGTGTCGCCGTCGTCGCCGTCGTCGTCGGTCCCGCCGCGATACGGTTCCTGACGCTCGGGGAGACCGGCGCGGTGATCGGGCTCGCCGGCGCCGCCGTCGCCCTCCCGGCGGCCGCGGTCGCCGTCGGCGTCTGGACCGCCCGGCCGCGCGCCTTCGAGACGGTCCTGCTGCTCGCGTGGTACCTCGGCCCGGTGAACGGTGTCGCGCCGTTGGACTTCCTGGGCGCCCGGCCGGCGACGGTCGCCGCGGGCGTCCCGTACGCCTACCTCGCGGCCGCGCCGGTCCTGTTGGCCGTCGCCGCCGTCGGTCGCCGGCGCTAG